The Candidatus Acidiferrales bacterium DNA segment TACAAAGACAAAACCCGAGAAGGCTCTCATAGTTCCTTTGAAGAGCACAGCCGGAAGAAACAACCAAGGAAGGATCACTTCCCGTCACCGGGGCGGGGCACATAAGAAGTTCTATCGCATAATAGATTTCAAGAGAAATAAAGTAGGGATCAATGCGAAAGTCGCTTCAATCGAATATGATCCGAACAGAAATGCCCGCATAGCGCTGCTCCACTATGTTGACGGCGAGAAGCGATATATCATTTCCCCCGACGGATTGAAAGTTGGCGAAATTGTCCAGACGGGTGAGCAGGCGGAAATCAAAGTCGGCAATGCGATGCCTTTGAAGAACGTACCGGTCGGAACGACGGTTCACGCAGTCGAGCTTAAGCCCGGCAAAGGAGCACAATTGGCTCGCAGTGCGGGAAATTCAGCTCAGCTCGCCGCGAAGGAAGGTGATTTCGCAACCCTCAGGCTCCCATCGGGTGAAATGCGGATGGTCAGAGCGGAGTGCATGGCAACGGTCGGCGTCGTCAGTAATGCAGAGTTTGAGAATATCAGCTGGGGAAAAGCGGGAAGGATGAGGTGGTTTGGACTCAGGCCTCAATCCCGCGGAGTAGTCATGAACCCGGTCGACCATCCTCACGGCGGCGGCGAAGGCAAATCTCCGCAGGGAAATCCGCATCCGGTTTCTCCGTGGGGCTGGAAAACAAAAGGTTTAAAGACACGCAAGAAGAAAAAGCAATCAAGCAAGTACATCGTTAAACGCAGGAAGTAGTAGTTGAGATAATATGGCACGTTCTGTAAAAAAAGGCATTTTTGTCGATCCTAAACTTCTTAAGAAGATCGAGGATCTGAACAAGAAAAATCAGAAAAAAGTGATCAAGACGTGGGCGCGCGACAGTATGATCGTTCCTGATTTTGTGGGTCATACTTTCGCGGTTCACAACGGAAACAAATTTATTCCCGTTTACATAATTGAAGCCATGGTAGGTCACAGGCTCGGCGAGTTTGCTCCCACACGCACTTTCAGAGTGCATCCCGGTGTGAAGAAAGAAACCGAAACCGCGCCGGCATCGTAAGGAGTCTAATCATATGGAATCACGTGCAGTAGCGAGATATATCGGATCGTCTCCAAGAAAGATGCGGCTGGTTGTCGATCTCATAAGGGGCAAAAGTGTCGGTCAGGCATTGTCCATACTTCACTTTTCCCCGAAGCACGCATCTAAGGATGCCGAGAAGGCCGTGAGATCCGCGGTCGCGAACATCATGAATCGGGAAGACGTCGGCAAGGTGGATGAAGAGAGTTTGTACGTCAAGGAAATTTTTATCGATGGCGGTCCGTCCGCGAAGAGAGTTTTACCCGCTCCGCAGGGACGAGCATATAGGATCAGAAAAAGAAGCAACCACATTACCGTGGTAGTTGCTACGAAAGAATGAATTAGGAGGAACTTTTGGGACAAAAAACTAACCCCATCGGCTTCAGACTCGGGATTACTCGCGATTGGGATTCGACATGGTTTGAACGCAAAGGGTATTCCAAATTGCTGGGTGAAGATGAGAAGGTCAGAAGTTATCTGCGGAGCCGCCTTGATAAAGCGGGCGTCTCGCGGGTAAGTATCGAGAGGAAAGGAAGTCAGATGACGGTTTCAATTCATACGAGCCGTCCGGGGATAGTCATCGGAAAAAGCGGCAAGGATGTGAACCAGCTCGAAGCTGAGTTAAAAAAGCTGACCAAGAGAGAAGCGGTGAAGATCAAGACTTTCGAGATCAAACGACCCGAGCTCGACGCTTATTTAGTTGCCGAAAATATAGCGACTCAAATCGAAGGACGGATAAATTTCCGGCGTGCCATGAAGAATGCCATTACATCGGCAACCCGAATGGGAGCAGAAGGAATTCGTGTGATGTGCGCGGGCAGACTCGGGGGAGCAGAAATTGCCCGAACGGAACAGTACCGCGAAGGAAGAGTTCCGCTCCATACCCTTCGTGCGGATATCGATTATGCAAGCCTGGCGGCGAGGACGATATACGGTTTGATCGGTGTGAAGGTTTGGATCTGCCGCGGCGAAGTTTACGGACCTCTGCCGAGGTAATGCAAGGAGAGATTGAAAAATGTTAATGCCGAAAAGAGTAAAATATAGAAAAGCCCAGCGCGGAAGGATGCGCGGCAAGGCCCAGCGCGGAAGCTCTGTCGCTTTCGGAGATTTCGGACTGAAGGCACTTGAACCGGGATGGATTACCGCAAGGCAAATCGAAGCTGCTCGTGTCGCGTTGACGCGACAGATGAAGCGTGACGGCAGAATCTGGATCAGAATATTTCCGGACAGGCCGGTTACCAAAAAACCCGCTGAAACAAGGATGGGAAAAGGAAAGGGTATGCCGGAGTTCTGGGTTGCTGTCGTAAAGCCGGGCAAGATAATGTTTGAAATAGGCGGCGTCGCTGCGCCTCTTGCCGAAGCGGCGCTGAGGCTGGCGGCTCACAAGCTTCCGATTAAGACGAAGTTTGTCGCACGAATGGATTACGAGGGTTAATGAGATGATCAAGCCTCATGAGATTCGGTCGATGTCAGAAAAAGAAATTTTGCAGCATATAAAAGAAAATGTTGAAGCATTGGATAAGATTAATTTCCAGAAGGCTGTTGGCGGAGAAGTGAAGAATCCGGTCCAGGTTAGATTCCTGAAGAAAGAGATTGCGAGAATGAAAACAATTCTCCGAGAGCGTCAAGCTGAAGCGGCGAAGAGTCCTTCTGAAAAGGAGACTGCGTGATGGAAGCGGCAAGCAGAAGTTTGAGAAAAGTGAGGATCGGAAAAGTCGTGAGCACGAAGATGCAGAAGTCTATCGTTGTAAGTATCGAGAGGCTTGTTCAGCATCCTATTTATAAGAAATATTCCAAGAGAACGACCAATCTGATGGCGCATGATGAAAAAAATGAAGCGGGTCTTGGAGACACCGTCAAGATCATGGAGACCCGGCCGCTGTCGAGCAGAAAACGCTGGCGTCTAGTCGAAATTGTCGAAAAAGCAAAGTAGAAACTGAAACTCATGGTACGTGAAGAGAAAAATAAGGTGGATCATTGTTTTTCATGGCACATGAAGAGTAAGAGAAGGTAGATCAGGAAATGATTCAGGAAGAGACTAATCTTGTCGTCGCCGACAATTCCGGTGCAAAGAAAGTACGATGTATTCGCGTGCTCGGCGGACATGATCGTCGTTATGCCGGGCTCGGAGATCTAATCGTGGTTTCGGTGAAACAGGCAATCCCGGGTGCCGAAGTGAAGAAGGGCGATGTGTCGAGAGCCGTTGTTGTACGCACGAAGAAAGAATACAAGAGGCCTGATGGTACT contains these protein-coding regions:
- the rpsS gene encoding 30S ribosomal protein S19 → MARSVKKGIFVDPKLLKKIEDLNKKNQKKVIKTWARDSMIVPDFVGHTFAVHNGNKFIPVYIIEAMVGHRLGEFAPTRTFRVHPGVKKETETAPAS
- the rpsQ gene encoding 30S ribosomal protein S17 encodes the protein MEAASRSLRKVRIGKVVSTKMQKSIVVSIERLVQHPIYKKYSKRTTNLMAHDEKNEAGLGDTVKIMETRPLSSRKRWRLVEIVEKAK
- the rplV gene encoding 50S ribosomal protein L22, with the translated sequence MESRAVARYIGSSPRKMRLVVDLIRGKSVGQALSILHFSPKHASKDAEKAVRSAVANIMNREDVGKVDEESLYVKEIFIDGGPSAKRVLPAPQGRAYRIRKRSNHITVVVATKE
- the rplN gene encoding 50S ribosomal protein L14 — translated: MIQEETNLVVADNSGAKKVRCIRVLGGHDRRYAGLGDLIVVSVKQAIPGAEVKKGDVSRAVVVRTKKEYKRPDGTFIRFDENAAVLLNPQGEPRGTRIFGPVARELRDKQFMKIVSLAPEVL
- the rpsC gene encoding 30S ribosomal protein S3, with translation MGQKTNPIGFRLGITRDWDSTWFERKGYSKLLGEDEKVRSYLRSRLDKAGVSRVSIERKGSQMTVSIHTSRPGIVIGKSGKDVNQLEAELKKLTKREAVKIKTFEIKRPELDAYLVAENIATQIEGRINFRRAMKNAITSATRMGAEGIRVMCAGRLGGAEIARTEQYREGRVPLHTLRADIDYASLAARTIYGLIGVKVWICRGEVYGPLPR
- the rpmC gene encoding 50S ribosomal protein L29, with the protein product MSEKEILQHIKENVEALDKINFQKAVGGEVKNPVQVRFLKKEIARMKTILRERQAEAAKSPSEKETA
- the rplP gene encoding 50S ribosomal protein L16; the encoded protein is MPKRVKYRKAQRGRMRGKAQRGSSVAFGDFGLKALEPGWITARQIEAARVALTRQMKRDGRIWIRIFPDRPVTKKPAETRMGKGKGMPEFWVAVVKPGKIMFEIGGVAAPLAEAALRLAAHKLPIKTKFVARMDYEG
- the rplB gene encoding 50S ribosomal protein L2, producing TKTKPEKALIVPLKSTAGRNNQGRITSRHRGGAHKKFYRIIDFKRNKVGINAKVASIEYDPNRNARIALLHYVDGEKRYIISPDGLKVGEIVQTGEQAEIKVGNAMPLKNVPVGTTVHAVELKPGKGAQLARSAGNSAQLAAKEGDFATLRLPSGEMRMVRAECMATVGVVSNAEFENISWGKAGRMRWFGLRPQSRGVVMNPVDHPHGGGEGKSPQGNPHPVSPWGWKTKGLKTRKKKKQSSKYIVKRRK